taacaaataaatgtCATGGAAGAATGTGGGAGAGGGAAACTGTTGTAGATTAAGAGTCTTATGAGACACATTAACCAAATGCATTGTGTGGACTTTCCCTGGATCTTGATTTGAACTAACCAACTGTAAAAGAGACGTTTTTTGAGATAAGCCAGTTAAGCAACACACTGAGAGTGGAAATGTGGGCTCGTTCAAATGTGGTTGGGGAGAAGGACCCAAGTAGGAGTTTGTATTCCTGGTTTgactgggaagaaaaacaaagtcagaAATAGCTTCATCTCGGTAATGTTAGCAACACGCTTCTTCAAATTTGCTGTGGGAGGAAAACAGAGCTTGGAATAGTTTCAAGAGCAACAGCCACATCACTCCCCTCGATCCTGGGATGTGCCCAGTGGGAGAGTGGAGACAAAGGGATGCGACAGTCTTTTCCTTCGCTTATCTGGCACACTGCTGCTCATCCTTAGCactcctcttccaggaagtcttcttGGCTTGCCTTACTGCCCTACCCCATCCTAACCCCCAAGAGCCTCCCTGTGCTTTCCTCCTCATAGCCCCGATCAAGGCCTACCCTAACTGTGACACCGGAGCTGGGACTTGCAAGGTGAGAAAGATCAAGGGTGTGTGCCAAGCCCCTGAGCCTTGCTGGACCTCTGGGTATTCGGGCCACAAGAAGCCACTGCATAGTCTTAAGCCAGGAAGTGGTGGCTGTTCTGTTTCCCTTTGTGCTCAGTAAGCCTCACCTCTCCTTTAAGAAGTACTGACTCAGCGAGGGCTGACAGGGCCACCTTAAGGCCGTGCCACCTTAAgcagccctgcccccagcacaACCAATAGGCTGCGGTGGTCACCGGCTGTTGCCCAGCTATGGCCAGCCTGCTCCGGGCTGCAACTTGGGGGATGTTCCCCTGGAGGGGCTACTGCTCCAGGAGGAAGCAGgtaggtgggaggggaggagcccCTTAGAGGGTGGGGGGCCCCCGATGCCGAGTTCCGGCCCGACTCTGTGCTGCCCCAGCACCAGGAGACCTTGAGCAGAGGCTCGCTGGGCTCACCCCAGGTCAAATGTGGGTGCTCAGTGAGCTGGGCCGAAGCCCTCACAGCTGCcatgagtggggctggggggtgtCAACTGAAAGATTTGTGGACTCTAAGGCACCCCTTTGAGGCCCCGGAATACACACACGTTTTGAAAGAATGCCTGGGAGGCAAGGAGCTGGGTTCTAGGCCAGGCCCTGTCCTGGACTTGCTGGcctcttttcctcatctgtaaaatgggaagaaatccCCAGAAGGGCTCCAAGAGCCCTACGAGCCCCCAGCCGAGGCGGGGTAGGGGTGTGGGTGCCTCTGTTCACAGGCAATGgaatccccactcccacccctcccactGGCCAGGTGGTCCCAGGTATCTTTGAGTGACCCTGCCTATGTGTTTCTCCCCTGCAGGGCGAACTCAGCGAGGGCTTTGTGGAGGCTCTGAAGGCAGTTGTGGGGAGCCCCCATGTGTCTACTGCTGCTGCGGTCCGAGAGCAGCACGGGCACGATGAGTCAATGCACAGGTGGGCTCCGCTGCCCCCCTGCATCACAACCCCTGGCTGGGAGTGAGAGTCCTGGGTTATCTTCTGCCCCTCAACCCCCGCCATCTGTTTTTGGGTGCTCTGGCATTCTCCACCTCTCCTCTATGCCCCCAGAAGGGTGTTCCCTGCCCCTCGCCCACTGTGCAGCCTCAGGCCCTGCAATACCTTCAAACTTGAGTGGGACCAGAGGGTACCACACACCCCTACATTGCTGAGGGTCTGGTTCCAGGTGCCAACCTCCGGACGCCGTGGTGTGGCCCCAGAATGTGGAGCAGGTCAGCCGGCTGGCAGCCCTGTGCTATGGCCAAGGCGTGCCCATCATCCCGTTCGGCTCGGGCACCGGGCTTGAGGGTGGAGTCTGTGCCGTGCAGGTATGTATGGTGGGTGGCCTCCTCCCCTGGCCAGGCTCTAGTCCCACCACACTTGTCACACTGGCAGCTGCCTCCTCCACCACACCAGCCTGGCTGGCCAGGTCCAGCCCTCCTTACCTGCCATCCTGGGGCTCTGGTCTGGCTGCTGGGAGGTCGGCCACGAGCTGGGGTCCTGGGCACTGTGTCCTGGCGAAAGATCTAGGTCAGTGACTGCTTGAACGCCCTCCGCCAGGGCGGCGTCTGTGTCAACCTGACCCACATGGACCGAATCCTGGAGCTGAATCCGGAAGACTTCTCTGTGGTGGTGGAGCCCGGCATCACCCGCAAAGCCCTCAACACCCACCTGCGGGACAGCGGCCTCTGGTTCCCTGTGGGTAGGCTGGGGCTCCAGGACTTTCCCGGGCCTGGAGGGCTCCCTGGTGGCAGGGGTGTTTCTGGGGCTTGGCGGGACCCCTCTGCCCACGGGCACCCGCCCCAGGCTTCCTTCTGCCTGCCTTCTGCCCTCCAGACCCCGGTGCAGACGCCTCTCTCTGCGGCATGGTGGCCACCGGCGCCTCGGGCACCAACGCTGTGCGTTACGGCACCATGCGCGACAACGTGCTGAACCTGGAGGTGGTGCTGCCGGGAGGGCGGCTGCTTCACACTGCGGGCCCCGGACGGCACTTCCGGTGAGCGCCCTCTACCGGCGGCGACGGGGCCTTCTGGAGAGGCGGGTCATGAAACTGCCCTGTGGGCCAAAGCTGGTGGTCCGGAGGCCGATTTGGGCTTTGCCAGGGAACGGCTGCCTGGGTGGCAGTCTGCACGGAGGCGGGTCAGCCCAGACCTCAGGCTCAGCTCCCCACCTGGCTTCTGGCCAGAAATCCGTCGTCACGTGGCCTGGGCACTCACCTACCTCATGTCCCCGGGGACCCAGGAAGAGCGCAGCTGGCTACAACCTTACCGGGCTGTTTGTGGGCTCCGAGGGGACGCTGGGCCTCATCACGGCCGCCACCCTGCGCCTGCACCCTGCCCCTGAGGCCACGGTGGCCGCCACCTGTGCCTTCCCCAGCGTCCAGGCGGCCGTGGACAGCACCGTACACATCCTCCAGGCTGCAGTGCCCGTGGCCCGCATTGGTGAGCCTGGGATTGGGCCGTCCAGGTGGGCTCCCCAGAGGAGGCGCCCTTCGAAGGCCACGCGTCACCTCACGTGGCCTCTCCTTGGTCCCAGAGTTCCTGGATGACGTCATGATGGACGCCTGCAACAGGCATAGCAAGCTGAACTGCTGCGTGGCGCCCACGCTCTTCCTCGAGTTCCACGGCTCCGAGCAGGCgctggcagagcaggtgcagcgcACAGGTGTGCTGGGGTGCTGTGGGTGGGgcagggcggtggggggggggtgtccggGCTGCCCCAGAGTAGGGTCTGGTGTCAACCCCCCGCCTCCTACAGAGGAGATCATCCGGCACAACGGAGGCTCTCACTTCTCCTGGGCCAAGGAGGCTGAGGAGCGCAGCCGGCTCTGGGCAGCGCGGCACAACGCCTGGTACGCTGCCCTGGCGCTGCGGCCCGGCTGCAAGGTGAGCGGGCTGGGGTGGACGCGGGAGCCTTTCCTCAGCCTACTACCCTATTATCCAGGGCAGCAGGCAGAGGCCCCGGCGGGCAGGACTGCCAAATCCTCGGGAGGGAGCCCCTGCCCCGAGCCAGGCCCTGGGTGCAGGGACCGAGCAGGTGCAGTGTGAACACAGacggcaggcttcctggaggaagaggtgGTGAAGCGGAAGGTGGTAGCCAACAGGAAGGGGAGGCTGAGCTCCAGGTGCTGGGGGGCCTGCACGGTagcgggggtggggagcaggatgAGAGCCCTGGGAGCCTAGCCGGGCCAGTCGCCTTGTTGcacaggggaaactgaggcttagagacagCAGGCACGTTCATGTGAGAGGCCGAGCCCCCTAAGCCCATTCGTAGCCTTGACCCCTTACCTCCCGGGCAGgctgggtgagggagggaagcTCACCGGCCTGCCCCGACTCAGGGCTATTCCACCGACGTGTGTGTGCCCATCTCCCGGCTGCCGGAGATCCTGGTGCAGACCAAGGAGGACCTGCAGGCCTCGGGACTCACAGGTTCTGCCTGCCCCAAGCGGGGCGCggtgggagggtgggggcggggctggggcagCAGCTCTGTCCTCTGGGCCCCCAGGAACCATCGTTGGGCACGTGGGTGATGGCAATTTCCACTGCATCCTGGTGGTAGACCCGGAGGACCACGAGGAGCTCCTCAGGGTCAAGGCCTTTGCAGAACAGCTGGTCAGGTAAGGGCAAAGCAGGAAGCAGGGTGGGGGAGAGCTGAGGGAAGTGGGAGGGGCACCCGCTGAGGACCTCTTCCCGCTGCTTCCCAGGCGAGCACTGGCACTCCATGGCACGTGCACGGGGGAACATGGCATCGGTCTGGGCAAGCGGCTGCTGCTGCAGGAGGAGGTGGGCACAGTGGGCATTGAGACCATGCGGCAGCTCAAGGCCACGCTGGACCCCCGAGGCCTCATGAACCCAGGCAAGGTGCTGTAAGGGGCTCGGAGCACCCGGCCCACAAGCCCCCAGAGAGTGGCACCTCCTGTTCCGGAACCTGTTTTCCCGCCACGGAACAGCTCTGCCTTTGCCTAGACCCTGCAGGGGTCTTCGCCAGCCCGCTAGCCCTTTTATCCAAGCCGAggccagagagaggagggagaagcctggttggccgtcttctccctggcCCTCTTGCCGGCCTCAGGAGCCTTTGGTCCAGTAAATGGCTCAGGGTCATTCCCGGTGAAGCTGCTTTCTCTCTGCTCGCTTACACGTCCTGCAAGGTGGTGTGGGTCAGTCACCCCAAAGACTAGGACGACTCCCCTCCACCTTAGCCTCCCCATTGCCCGGGCAGGAGAACAAAGGCTGGGGGCCCCAGCACCCATAGCCCAACTCCATCTGCCTGGTGACAGGAATGCTCCTTTGCTGGTGGGGGAAGGGACCTTCGGCTCCACACTCATAGACCCCCAAAATAAACCTGAACCCCACTTGCAGTTGTCTGGAGACGAGCAGGCGGCACCTGTGAATGGCCCCCTGTGCCTGCCCGCCCCACCTCCTCCAAGTTCTCTGTCCTTTGGCTGGTGACGCCCTCGTCCCTCATCCCGGGCCTGCCCTCTGACTTGCTGCAGCCTGAGGAGGGGCAGCTGCTCTGCCTCTCAGAGCCCCAGGGCCTAAGGACTTGCCCATGTCCATCATCACTTACCACAGACTCCCCCACTGAGCCCCAGCTGGGCTCTAGAACATTCTGAACATGTCCTTCAGGTGGCTGCTACCAACCATTGCAAATGGAAGTGATTTTCCTGGTACCACACCTTTCCACAGTGTCATGTATTATACTACCAGCTTTTTTGCCCTCAACCTCAGGCTCTGTCCACCCTGGGGCCTGCCCCTGCCTTGGTCAGGATTCCTGATTAGAGGACCTTGTCTGGGGTACCTGGCAGTTGTTCCCCCTAAGCCCACGAGAGGGCGCCCGACACCTCGAAGCTTAGACACCAGTATCTGCTTGGGGCAGTGATGGCCAGCACTCACCTCTGCAGGGACCTGCAGCTCTCAGCTCTGGGCCCCCCACTTCCCAGGGTCTAGCAGGTGCCTGGAGTCCTGGAAACCAGTCTCTAAGCTCTCCACTCCCCTGCAGGTCCCAGGAGCCTCTAGTGCAGGCCCATCTCCCTCACCCCAAGGCCTTGGCCCTTAGGAAAGGGGCTGAGTGTGGGGCGCAGGGGAGCCAGCGGCACACTCCATCTCGCCTCACTCCCATTCTCCCAAGCCACCTCTGagctccttccctgcctccaccccctccgcccctccccacctctccccccaGCTGTTCAGGCAGCCCCTCTGGCTCCTGAGACCAGCTCGGTTCTTGGAACCCCTCCTCTCTGCTAACTCGGGGCTGAGCCCTGAGTTTGCTCCTCTGTGACATTTCTGTCCCTTGGATGTGCCAGGGGGTGGTGTGGGGCAAGTCCCATGGGCCCTCCCCCGCAAGCACCCAATAAAGCAGACTCGAACCATCTAACCATCAGCCACCAGTGCCCTCCCCTCCACGCAGGCTGCCCGCCACCAGCAGCCCCCCGGGGCAGCATTCCGCAGGGGCAGGCCCCTCCCCTACAGGGCAGGGCTTGTCTCTGACATGCCCCTCAGTGCCTGGCAACTAGTAGGTGTTCAGCAAATGGCCACTTCCCCACAATTCTTTACTAGGAAAAACTCCAAACACGCAGGAGATTTGAAAGAACAAGTACACTGTTCACTGAAATACTAGCCACTGAAGATTCAGCAATGAATATTTTTGCCTTACTTGCTTCGTGCGTGTCTTTTTCGGGGAACCATTTGGAATTGAGTTACAAATTTCTTGACATCATTCACCTACATAATTCAGCATCTATTCCCTAGGAATAAGGACCTAAAAACCTTGACACCATTAAATGGCTCCTAGATGACTGGTTTTAGTGAGGTGCCCCTTCCTaggaagcccccccccccgccgcccaaGTGTGCTGGGCCCTTAGCAGGGGGAGTGGGTGGAACCCACCTCCCAGTTCCTGCCAATTCCCTCCCCTCCCGGAAAGGCAGAGTTGAGGAGAGCTGTTGGGATGGAGGATGACAGACACCAGTTCCATCTGGAAAGCCCGGACAACCCCGGTCCTACCCCCGCCCAGGAGCTGGCAATCTGGGTGTGAATTTGGAGGAGACGGCAACCGGCAGAGGGCTGCAGTGTGCCAGGTGGGAGTGAAGTCGCTGGGGGTGGGataggcaccagccccaggagcCTGGAATAGCAGCCGGCGtgggctccagccctgccccGCCCAGCTCGACCCCTCAGCCCACCCAGGGCGCTGCCAAGGCTGCCGGGCCTAAGCCACCGAGGTGGGCACAGAGGCCTCCTCCGCCTGCAGGCCCAGGGGTCAGGCAAGGAGATCCTCAGGGCCAGCTTTGCTGGAGGAATTAAATATAGAACAGGCAGACATAGTTGCCAGGCAGAAGCAGGAGGTGCTGTGAATAGAACAGTGTTCTTTGCGGTGACAAAGCCATGAGCGAGCCTGCTATGCACGTGCCAGGGGCTTCTGGGCTGATCCTCTGACCCTCACGGTGGCCTCTGAGCTGCGTGACTTTGTTCCCACTTCACGTGTGGGGCATCTGAAGTTCAGATGAAGTCCTTTCCCCAGCGTGGTGCTGCCAGGCAGAGGAGCCCCATACAGACAGTTTAGAGCCCAGGTTTTTGCCACCATGGCGACTGCGGGTCCCCGGGGTCACCACCCCACAAGCTCAGACCCACAAACTCCTCTTGAGTATTTCTCTGAAATGCTGAGCGTGCCAGTGCCTTGGCTCGCATTTGCCCACCAGCCTGCAATGCCCTTGTACAGAGCAGGTGCTTCAGCAAGTGTCTGACAGAAGACAACTGCAGAGCCTGGGCCTGGTGGGGTCAGACCCCATAGAGGCAGCAGCACACAGGAGGCCCGGGAAGGGGCGGAGCAGGCGTCTTCCTCCACAGCTTCCTTCACAGGCTCTGCAGGAGGCTCTGGAATGCCGCTATGGGAGCCGGTCTGGCACAGGGACAGAGGCCGGGTGTGCACTGCTACCTGCTGCCCTGAGCTTCCCACCCAGCCCAAGGTGTGCCAACTCTTGCGAGCCCTGAGTGGCTGGTTCTAGTTCAAGGGCTCTGAGCTGGCTCAGCCCCAAACCAGGGCCTCTTTCTGGGCCTCACTGAAGGATGCCCATGAGTCAGCACTGAGATGTGGCCGGAGCAACAGGAAGGGCAGGGTGTGGAATGGGGAGCCGAGGATTCGGGGGGGACGGTCTGGGCCAATGCCTGGAAGAACCCGCATCCTTGCAGCCTCCATCTGCTGCAAGATCTTTGCCCTGCAGATCTTTCCAGAAGAGTTCTGTCACGACCACTCCACAGGTGATGGCAGATAGATTCCACGAGGCTTGAATGGGTCGTAAACCTGCGGGACTCCGGCCTGACCTGCCACGTTCCCTCACCCAGGCATGACCGCTGAGAACCACATCACACACCTGTAGCCCCGATGCTAGCCTGAAGGAAGGCTCAGGAGGTAGGCAGGGGAGCAGGGGACAGACCTTCAACGCCCACTTCTTGATTGTGTAACAATACTTGATTAAAATGAAGTCACACAGTGCATCTTTTATTAGACATTATTTTAATACCATATCAAAACACCTTGACTAATGAAGAAAGCCTTTTCCCCCAGCTTTGAacgtatttttaaacattttataaggtttttttttttgtattttaaaatataaatacagaaaCCTATCTTGCAGGGGCTGATGCCACATGTGAACATCAATGGCTAGAATGTTCTCAAACAGAATGCCTGAAAACAGGGGCAGCTGTACATATCCCTTTAATAAGTCTTTTGTTCGTCTaggttttctggaaaaaaaaaatccacaagggTCTAAGAAAAACGTTCAGGCATTTTTGCAGGACACTTGTGATTGTTAAATCCTCTGAACTGACCAGAaccaggagggaagaggggaggagaaatggaaagGATGGGGGGAGAAGGTCCTCAGTGGGTTGGTTTTTGGCAATGAAGTCAAGATATCAGGGTCCCAAGGGGAGAAAAGTGCAAAACCAAGCcagaaaattggggaaaaaaccaaacgaacaacaacaacaaaaaaaaccaaggcAGAGCGGTTGATGGAGAGACCGCCGGGTGCCAGGCACAGGAGGGCTGTGAGCTCTGCTCTGTGAGTGGCGAGAACCCGGCTCTGTTCGTTTTGTCACTGAGTGGGTTCTGGCCGGGCAGCAGACGGCAATCTGTAAACATCACGAGGGAAAACACCAGTCGAcactagacattttttttttataatttttttttttttttttgtaaacactTTAGAGACAGACCCACAACGCCTTGCaaaggtgaaaaagaaaatgccCTTTCCCTCCTGAGATGAGGATGAGGGGAAGGATATTGGGTGATTCTTTCTTCTCTCAAACTCGCTCTCATTCAATCTGGTGTCctcagggagaaagggagaaccATTCTCTGGAAGTCAGTGCAGGAGGGGTGCCCTGTTCCCACTGGTGTCCCCAGCTCAGCTCTGCCCCAGGGTCCGAAGCCTCCTCTCAGGAACGGGGGCCTGGCTGTCCCTGTGGGGACCGTAAGATGTAAGTCGTGCTCCATCGGGCCCGAGGCCAGCCGCGTGCATCCCGCTGAGGCCGGGCAGGGGCACCTGTGGTTCCGGTCTGGGGGCCCCGAAGCCAAACATCATGCCGGGAATTTGGACTTGCAGCCAGCACCAGGCTccactccctctgcctcactctcCCCCTCGCTTTTTCTTCACCCCACGTCCTCAGTTTTTGAGGTGAAGGTAAAAAGAGCAAATGTCCCTGAATAGTTTGACATCAACAGCTGTTCTGGGAGTTTActtggaataaataaaataaacctaacaaagaacaaaagaaaacaaaaaacgagagaaagagggagagggggagagagagagagagcacaaaaGAGGCCCCCAAACCCTTGGATTCACGTGAGATGGGGTGGGTTTTGGTTTCTCTGGGGGTCTGGTTTGTTtggcagaaaacagaaaagtgcCAGCCCAGAACTCGGGAGGGACATGTAGGATGAGGCAGGAGAGAATGGTCAGCAGTAAAGCGGGGTGCCTGGGGGAGAAACTGGGGTCGGACGACGGTGACAGGGGAGCACATGTGCACATCTCGGGAGGAAGCTGGTTGTGCTGGTCTGCTGTGCCAACAGGGACTTGGGTGGCGGGGCCCCAGGTCTGGCCTGGAGGCCTCAGATTCATCTGGAAGGGGGTGAGGGCGGTGGGTGCAGGCGGGAAGAACCAGCCAAGAGATGGCTGCTGACAAGCGCTGCAGGGAACGAGGCGCCGTCCCACACTCGGTCTTGTCCAATGGGTGTGCTGTCCACGCGGGGACGCAAGCGAGATTATCCCGCCCCCAAAGAAGCAGCAGAGACACCCACACCACTGAGGGGCGAGGACCTGCCCCGGACACCCAGTGAGCACGAGGCACAGCTGGGGTGCAAAGCAGCATCCTGTCCCGGGGCTTGTGCTGCTTCTCCTGCCCAGCACTTTCCAAGGGACCTTTCTGAACCTTCCTCGGGGAGATTCGCCCTAGACACGGGGAACACGAGGGTCCTTCCCCCAACTCACCTTCCTCTACCCAGCAGGTTCTTCCTCGCAACGTGCGAGTCTGGACTCTCACCCTTCCTAGGAACGCTCCCCACCCCACGGAACCGCTGCTGCTGAGatgctcccctctccccagaccCCTCTTGGCCGGGGGAGGCGGGGCGCGGGTGCCCTGAAGGCAGCTcagcccccctccccgcctccaggCCCCAGAGCGACACGACCCCAACCACGGGCTCACCTTTGAGAGGAGTCAGCAAGCGAGCCCAGCAGGGTCAGTCCGCGGGGTGTTCTGGACAAGATCTGTTCACTTCAAACCACGAGTCTATGCAACTGAGGGGAGACGGCAAGGAGACACATCACCGGCTGGCCAGGCAGCTCCCTGGGGGCTAGCTCCAAGGGTCGGGTCTCTGGGCAGGGGATGCCTGACGCTCACCTGCGGGGACCCCACGTACCCACTGTCTGCTAGCAGAAGAAAGGAGGACACCCAGCGGGGTCCTGGCACAGCCGGAGTCCCGGTGCAGTGCGTATGGGCTTGGGGTGGACCTAGGCGCTGCAGGATGCAGGGAGTGTGGCCTCGAGAGGGACGAGGCCTCAGGGGCATGGAGCCCAGGAGGACGGCAACAGCTACTGGTCAGAGGATGAGAGTGGGGGGCTGCACAGGGCAGCCAGTCAACTATTTCCAAGGCTTAAAGGGCAGAGAAGTGGGAACAAAGCCCTGGCGGGCTGGTCATCGCCCTGAGCAAGCCCCCTCCTGAGTCACAGGAGCCGCCTGAGGCTCCCTCCCTGGTCTCCCTCTCAGGAGACCCCCAAGCTCTGCCCGGCTTGGCTGGCTGTGGTGGGCAGCCAGCATCTAGCCCTCCTTCCTGGAGAAGGTGGGCCGGGGGGGGGACTGGCCCTGTGGCTTAGTGACATTGCTCAGGAGAGCCAGACAAGAGGCTAGCAGGGAAATCCTGGTCTCTAGTGTTTACAGAAAGCACTGTCTGAACAGAGAGGGAACAGAAATTGGCCCAAGACAGCTTTCTGTAAAACATCTGGGTATTTTCAAAACAGGAACCAGACAGATCATTTGCATAAATCTCTCCCAGAGCTAAAGATTCCCTTCTTCTGGCTCTGGTCAATGCTTCCCTGGGACACTGGAGCCCTGGGTGCTGCGCCCAGGCCAAGACCCCCTCCCCTTAGGCCTCACTTGTGCCTTTCTGACACCAGCCACATCCATGTGATGCCCCGTGGCCAGTGGCCCTGTGAGTCAGGCTTTGGAAAAGCCTGTGTGTCAGGAAGCAGCTCTGGGGCTCCAGGGGCCGAGAACAGGTGGAGGCCACGGGCAGCACAGAGCGTCCTCCCGTCCTGGGTAAGGAGGTGTCTTCTTTCCACTTGGAAACAAGAATGAGGCTCATGCTGGAGCCTGAAGGCGAATCTCAGCCCTGCTAATTATAGCGGCTCGCAGCACCCGGGCCCATAGGCAGTGGCTATTCCTGCCTGCTGGgcctctggggaggaggggcggggccagggcagACAGCACACCCCTCCGTGCTGACCACCCACCGCCACCAGACCAGGGTCTGCACACTGGAGCAGAGGGGCTCACAGAGATGGACGGGGACTCAACCTTCCAGGGGGCAGGGGCTCCACAGGCCTCCCCGTCGGCCCCGCCACCCAGGCTCTGCGCTCAGCACGTCCAGAACTCCCCACCTGCCGACCTCTGCCTCGACTCAGAGTGCTGGGGGACGGGGTGCCTAGTGACAGTCTGcccttctctccccccacccacagGGAAGGAGCCCTCTGGGGTCTGGGGTGCAGCTAAGCTGGCCCTGCCGGCCCTCTCGTACCTTTTGTGATAAATGCACAGGCAGGGCAGCCTGGCTATCGTGTCCCCCTGAAGCAGCTCCTCCAGGCAGATCACACACTCACCCGCATCTTTAGTCAGCACGTCATCTGcaaaggggggaaaggggagagcgGGGGGTCAGTCACCAGCAGGCAGGGGTCTAGGAGCTGCTTGGGACTGCACGGGTCACCTGAGTCAGCGAAAGCCCAAGAGGGACCCTGACGTGAAGGTCCTCACTGTGGACACAAGACATGCAAACCACACGCTAACTACCTGAAGACAAAATGGGATTAATCACCAAGTAAGCGGCCCAGGCGATGAAGGACGAAAAAGGCTTGGAGAGGAGGAGACATGCAGCAGAGGCAGCACGAGACAGAATGGTTCCCTGAACAGACATTCCCCCTAAACATACACACAGACCAGGTGCACTGgatttctggtttggaaaaaaATGGTGATGAGGAGAGTGGTACGAGGCAAgggtgaaaggaagaaagaggtacCCCAGCAATACGCGTACGTGTGTGTCcacggcagcattattcacaagagccaaaggtgggaacaacccaaatgtccgcCAGCGGATGAATGGAGAAATGAACCGCGTGGACCCACACAACGGCGTATCCACTCAGCCAGGAAAGGGGTGAAGAGCTGACGCCTGCTGCAATGTGGATGCACCTCGAAAACATGGTACTGAGGGGAAGGAGCCAGATGCGAAAGGCCACCTGCTGCGTGATCCCGTTTacgtgaaatgtccagaagaggcaaatccagagacaaaaagtaggtcaggggctgggggcagggggcactgGGGAGTGCTTAATGAGTAAGggattttcctttgtttttcttgtggTAACATGAGATctcttaacatgagatctaccctcttaataaAAATGTAAGAGTACAGTATACTATTGTTATAGGCACCATGCTGCAGAGCAGACCTCTAGACTTATACAcattgcataactgaaacttttttcttttttttaaaagtcacattatcagctttttttttctcccaaatatttatttatttggctgcaccaggttttagttgtggcatgcaggatctagttcccgaaccagggatcgaacccgggccccctgcaatgggaacgaggagtcttaaccactggaccaccagggaagtcccagaactgaAACTTTCTGCCAGCTGAATAGCAATTGCCTGTTTCCCTCTCCACTGTCAACCACACTTCTACTCTCTGGTTCTATGGGGTTGACTGCTTTAGATCCTTCGTGTAAGTGGAAGCATGCAAGGAGTTCCTTCTGGGATGATGAAATGTTTGGAACTAGACAGagatggtggttgcacaacatggtGAATGTCCCAAATGCTACTACACTGTACATGTAAAAATGGTTACTTGTGTGTTATACAAATTTAAActcagttaaatattttaaaaagacacccCACACCCCACCAGAAAAGAATGAATGGAAGGAAGCTGCTGCCCACCACGGCCCCAAGCGAAGCCGTGACCAGAACAGCCCGAGCAGAACAGGGGGCCGAGCCAGCATCCCCTACATTTCTATGACATTCTGGGCACTGGCGACTCAGTGAATA
This region of Balaenoptera acutorostrata chromosome 19, mBalAcu1.1, whole genome shotgun sequence genomic DNA includes:
- the LDHD gene encoding probable D-lactate dehydrogenase, mitochondrial isoform X1 — its product is MASLLRAATWGMFPWRGYCSRRKQGELSEGFVEALKAVVGSPHVSTAAAVREQHGHDESMHRCQPPDAVVWPQNVEQVSRLAALCYGQGVPIIPFGSGTGLEGGVCAVQGGVCVNLTHMDRILELNPEDFSVVVEPGITRKALNTHLRDSGLWFPVDPGADASLCGMVATGASGTNAVRYGTMRDNVLNLEVVLPGGRLLHTAGPGRHFRKSAAGYNLTGLFVGSEGTLGLITAATLRLHPAPEATVAATCAFPSVQAAVDSTVHILQAAVPVARIEFLDDVMMDACNRHSKLNCCVAPTLFLEFHGSEQALAEQVQRTEEIIRHNGGSHFSWAKEAEERSRLWAARHNAWYAALALRPGCKGYSTDVCVPISRLPEILVQTKEDLQASGLTGTIVGHVGDGNFHCILVVDPEDHEELLRVKAFAEQLVRRALALHGTCTGEHGIGLGKRLLLQEEVGTVGIETMRQLKATLDPRGLMNPGKVL
- the LDHD gene encoding probable D-lactate dehydrogenase, mitochondrial isoform X2, giving the protein MASLLRAATWGMFPWRGYCSRRKQGELSEGFVEALKAVVGSPHVSTAAAVREQHGHDESMHRCQPPDAVVWPQNVEQVSRLAALCYGQGVPIIPFGSGTGLEGGVCAVQGGVCVNLTHMDRILELNPEDFSVVVEPGITRKALNTHLRDSGLWFPVDPGADASLCGMVATGASGTNAVRYGTMRDNVLNLEVVLPGGRLLHTAGPGRHFRVQAAVDSTVHILQAAVPVARIEFLDDVMMDACNRHSKLNCCVAPTLFLEFHGSEQALAEQVQRTEEIIRHNGGSHFSWAKEAEERSRLWAARHNAWYAALALRPGCKGYSTDVCVPISRLPEILVQTKEDLQASGLTGTIVGHVGDGNFHCILVVDPEDHEELLRVKAFAEQLVRRALALHGTCTGEHGIGLGKRLLLQEEVGTVGIETMRQLKATLDPRGLMNPGKVL